DNA sequence from the Juglans microcarpa x Juglans regia isolate MS1-56 chromosome 5S, Jm3101_v1.0, whole genome shotgun sequence genome:
taagagagagaaaaagttgaattaaaatatcataaagttaaaatattgttataatattatttttttaatattatttttattttaaaatttgaaaaaaaaattgtattattttatgttttatttggaaatttgggaaagttgaaatgattaggtaatgattagataaaaaatttgaagatttaaaattataaagtgtttgtgtttgagtgatatatgataaggaaattatgagaaattttgagatgatatgagataagttaCCCAAACAAGCCCAACAGTTAATTAGACCTGCTTCTCCAGAATACAGGGAGTTTCTACCAGCATATGTTTGTTCATCCATAATATCTCTGGGTtccatgtctttttttttccttgtaaaacATTACATGCTTAATGCTTGTGACTTTTATGATAAATGATAGATGAACATGTTTATTTAGTGCATAATTTCATGTCTTATGCCTCCATGTGGCCCTGATGGTATCAGGGACACCTTTGTGCATGCTGCCTTGATGTCGATTATTTGGGCCTAATTCCCTTGCACTTTGTGTTGTCTCAAACATTCTCGCATGTCTCCCTGATgctcattatatatatgtttttcctttgaaaaaagaaaattcctacctatcaaaaaaagatcATATTATAGATTTGCAGAATTATTCTAAGGTACGTTTTTCTGCTGGATCTTCTGTAGTTGGGAAGTTTCACTCTGATAAACTAATACCTTTTGTGAACAGTATTAGTGAGACACCAAACGTTggtttaatttatgtatttgtctgATTTAATTACAGTATCATCCCGATGTTAGCAAAGATTTGCAATCTGGTGAGGTATTCAAGAGAATCCGTCATGCATATGAAGTGAGCAATCCTTAAGTCATCTTTTCGTTTTGTGATTTACATTAActgttttattctaaaaatctTTTTGATCTGTTGTTCACTCCAACTTCTTATCTCTACTGCATGCAAATATTTCTTAAGTGTAGGGGAAATTTTTGACTTGtttcaatctcaaaatttttttcactGGTGTATAGAAACAACTGCTGGTTTGTGCAAACAGTGTAGaaaactcttttttgtttttaattttaatttgaccAGTTCGTACTTTTTTTTGACTGGAAGAGAAGAGATGGTGTAAACAGCTAAGAAacctttgaattttgaaattttgattgattGTTTTACAATTAAGATATTTTCTGGAATGAGTAACCAAGTTCTTGATGGTGTTGGAAAGATCTTACTACCTGTTACTCCATATCACCTAtcgaaagaaataaaaatactgACTCCCTATTGCTATAAACTTGGCTGTAGTGCAGCGTCTTTACCAATTACTTCCACCTTCAAATAGCGCACTTCCCTCTTTCCTAAACTCTTTTATTACCTTAATTTCCCAAATCTAATGATAATATACCTGCATCCTCTATCCTCTGCTAAAGGTTTTATCTAATGAAGCAACAAGGACTCATTATGACCGAGACCTCAAATTGCAAGAAGACACTGACAGGCGAGATAGAGGAAAATGGAACCATAGGCCTGAATGTGAAGACAGGGCAAGGATTTATAGGTGGGCTGAAGTGAGGTTAAAAATGCGACATGAGAGATATTGGGAGCGCCATAGCTCTAACATCACTGAGGAGAATCCCTCCTATGATGATTCGGATGAGATGTCTGAAGAAGGAATTGTGGATCAAGAGAAAGGACCCTTCACCGATGTGCTTAGATCTGcctttatatctatatttattctgcGAACCTTTGGTTCTAGATGGTCTCTCACCTTTAGTAGCCTCATGGCCATGTTTGATAGGAAGCTGGATGCAGGGTATAAGATTGGTTATGTAATTGCATGGATTTTGGGCGGGAGTGGTGGTGTTTTGCTGACTTTGTGCCTCTCTTTTGCAAGTTGGGTTTGTGGAAAAACCAGCAGCAGCATAGTTGCTCTGGTGGTGGTAGCCATGTGGGTAGCCTCCAGTCTGGCAAGGTATGCACCACTTCCACAGGGTGCTCTTCTCACTCTTCTGTACATGTCTATTAAGCTACAGGTCGAATTAAACTAAAGCTGCCAACTGCTACTTCATCTTCTGTAAAAAGAATTCTTAGTTTCtgtaaattttgttctttaGAAAGTGGCTGCGTACATAAGCTGTTTCTGTTATCGTGTTCTGAGAGTTGTTAATTGTATATTTCC
Encoded proteins:
- the LOC121267871 gene encoding uncharacterized protein LOC121267871 isoform X1; protein product: MQAQLLMVGVGLSPINGSSSSYTALSFSSAFHSTHLAASPSTSTRPQPSLPRWLPLVFSSSPSAAHLDHYAVLGLPRNASFAHVKRAYRLLARKYHPDVSKDLQSGEVFKRIRHAYEVLSNEATRTHYDRDLKLQEDTDRRDRGKWNHRPECEDRARIYRWAEVRLKMRHERYWERHSSNITEENPSYDDSDEMSEEGIVDQEKGPFTDVLRSAFISIFILRTFGSRWSLTFSSLMAMFDRKLDAGYKIGYVIAWILGGSGGVLLTLCLSFASWVCGKTSSSIVALVVVAMWVASSLARYAPLPQGALLTLLYMSIKLQVELN
- the LOC121267871 gene encoding uncharacterized protein LOC121267871 isoform X2; this encodes MQAQLLMVGVGLSPINGSSSSYTALSFSSAFHSTHLAASPSTSTRPQPSLPRWLPLVFSSSPSAAHLDHYAVLGLPRNASFAHVKRAYRLLARKVLSNEATRTHYDRDLKLQEDTDRRDRGKWNHRPECEDRARIYRWAEVRLKMRHERYWERHSSNITEENPSYDDSDEMSEEGIVDQEKGPFTDVLRSAFISIFILRTFGSRWSLTFSSLMAMFDRKLDAGYKIGYVIAWILGGSGGVLLTLCLSFASWVCGKTSSSIVALVVVAMWVASSLARYAPLPQGALLTLLYMSIKLQVELN